cggcggtgatcGGTGGTCCTCgatcgatgccgccgccgctcccgtggcGGCGCCTCGTCGTCccgctcctcgccgtcgtctccgtgCCTTTCGTTCTCCCGCTCGCACTCCCgttcctcctccgctcctcctcctctcgccagCCGCTCTCCGTCCACCGCCTCGACTGGCTCCCTCCTCTGTCCCCGCTGCCTCGCACCCCGGATCCAtcaactccgccgccgccgccattgacgCTCCCGTTGGCGCCACTgaccactccgccgccgccgccgccatcgactcTCCCGATGGCACCACCAAcgaggtcgtcgccggccgcttccccgccgcctcccgagAAGGGCGAGGGTGGAGGAACGACATGCGACTTGTACGATGGGGAGTGGGCTCGCGACGAGGCGGCACGGCCGCTGTACGCGCCGGGGACGTGCCCCTACGTCGACGAGGCGTACGCCTGCGCGTCGAACGGCCGGCCGGACGCCGCGTACACGCGGTGGCGAtgggcgccgcggcggtgccGCCTCCCcaggtagtactagtactagtaccccgccgctgccgccgcttcgTCGCTCGAGCTCGCCATGGCTGATCCGATCTCGCTAGGTCCGTAGGTTCAACGCGACGGATTTCCTGGCGACGCTGCGGGGCAAGCGGCTGATGCTCGTCGGCGACTCCATGAACCGGAACCAGTTCGAGTCCCTGCTCTGCATCCTCCGCGAGGCCATCCCGGACAAGACGAGGATGTTCGAGACCCACGGCTACAGGATCAGCAAGGGCCGCGGCTACTTCGTCTTCAAGTTCGTGGTAATTAACCTCACTAAAACTGACAAATGGAATCCATGGCGGCGCAGCGTGACAGTAATCATCGTTATCCTGCAGGATTACGACTGCACTGTTGAGTTCGTGCGATCGCATTTCCTTGTCCGGGAAGGCGTGCGCTACAATCGGCAGAAGAACTCCAACCCGATCCTCCAGATTGACCGGATCGACAAGTCGGCGAGCCGGTGGAGGAAGGTCGATGTCCTCGTCTTCAACACCGGCCACTGGTGGACGCACGGCAAGACGGCGAGAGGGTACGTACCTACTCCCCCGTCTCTACCAAGAATCGGATGGGACATGACATAGTATAGCGAATCTGAACAGAAGTCTGTCTAAATTTAGGTTTGATGTACTATAGGATAGAGGGAACATGTGCCATTGTTGTGCAGCTCAAAGAAACCAACCATTTTGGTGTCGCTAGCTGAATCCTGATTGCTGAGCAATGTGGGCAGCATCAACTACTACAAGGAAGGCGACACGCTGTACCCACAATTCGACTCGACTGAAGCTTACAGGAGAGCTCTCAAGACCTGGGCTCGCTGGATCGACAAGAACATGGACCCGGCCAAGAGTGTCGTCTTCTACCGAGGCTACTCCACTGCACATTTCAGGTAACCGAACCTGATCATCACTCGCCATTGCAACAATTTCAGTTCATCTTGATTCAGATTTTAGTATCGAATTTTGGCAGGGGAGGGGAGTGGGATTCGGGTGGGTCGTGCAGCGGGGAGAGGGAGCCGACGCTCAGAGGGGCGGTGATCGGCAGCTACCCGCGGAAGATGAGGATCGTGGAGGAGGTGATCGGGAGGATGCGGTTCCCGGTGCGGCTGCTCAACGTGACGAAGCTGACCAACTTCCGCAGGGACGGCCACCCGTCGGTGtacggcaaggcggcggcggggaagaagGTGTCGAGGAGGAAGCAGGATTGCAGCCACTGGTGCCTCCCCGGCGTGCCGGACGCGTGGAACGAGCTGATCTACGCGTCCCTCGTGTTGGAACCCAAGCCCAGATCATGGAAACACCACTAGTACACTACTTCAGTTTCTTTTTGTGTTTGTTTCGGTTTGAGCAGTTGAGCTGATGCGCAAACTGAAAATGTGCTTGATGTTTGCTCAATTGAGGACAGGAGGTTTTGCCTTGCTTTTTGAGATGCAAAAGTCTTcctcctaattttttttaaacgcCATTCAGCTAGCTTTATTGAGAAAAAATAGTTACATCATTTACTAACatgctaaaaaaaaattagagggtTCATCGACCCAAATACATCATTCTAATTAAGatatttcaattatttctttctttcttgaaaAAGCATCTCTATAGATAAGGTGTTTGTTTCTGTAGCTATGTTTGTggaatcataaaaaaaataaaatcaaaaccgTTCTCCCCAATTTCAGTACCAAAATTCACAGCTTTGCCATCTTTTCcctctaactttttttttgttttttcaaaagTCTAATACCTATTCGTAGTCtctaaaattaaattgttgatcggAATCTAAGAAACCATCTTAATACTGATTGCATACATACGCATAGTACGTCAGCTGGTTTTGTTACATATTGGATTAGTTAATTACTCGTTggtttttgttgaaaaaaaaacgtaAAAGAATAGATCTTTGGTGGTGTTTGTAActgataaagatgaagattaagttggcgtacattaaaaaaactattagcacatgtttaattaAGTTTTTAGATCGTACCGTTTATTAGTTCGAAAATCAAGGTAAAATCTGAATTTTAATGGGAGACTTTTGGATAGTGGGAGTATTACGTAACCTATACATGAAAGTGCATTCCTGCTTTACGTAAACGAAACAAGGCCGGACGGCCCAAGTCAAGAAGAGAAAGGATCCAGTCAAAATCTGAGAGAGCCGAATACTCTCTTCCCCAAACTATctccgcctcttcctcctccgcctccggtgATCCGGTCTCGCTATCTCTCTTCCGCATCTCGGGACGCGATGGCGGCGCTGCTGGGCCGGAGGttcgggatggcggcggcggcgctcatcgCCCTCGCGGCGCTCGGATCCGCCGCCTCGGGGACGGCGTCCAAGTCGTCCTTCGTGAAATCCACCGTCAAAGCCCACGACGTCGTCATATTCTCCAAGTCATACTGCCCGTACGGCCCCCCCTCTCCCATCTATCCTCTGTGCATTCCGCTTTACTGCTCTCGCTTAGCTTTTGCTGAGAATTTCGATTTGGGTTTTGGGATGTAGTAGTCGCCAGTATCATCTATGCGTTTAGCTGATCTAGTTGGGGGATTTCGATTTTGGATGTTGTTGCCGTGAAGTTGAGCGGACCTAATCGTGAATTTGTAGAAAGTCTTGAGAGTTGGTACTGAATTAGTTCTATATCCATCGGAAAACTGTCTTTTCGTTGCGAATTTTAGGAGAGATACATGACCTACTGGTCCTGGCTTGTGACGCTGTACATGAGTCTGGGAATTAATCCTCCTTTTGCTCGATCCAACTGTTGAGTTTTTGGTTTGATTCTTTACACAAATTTGGGACTGTTTGAAACGGACAGAGCAGATAATGGTTGCCTAGTTGGTATTGGACTAAAATGGGGAATGGGGAGGAATTGAGGTCATATGACCTTATGTGGTGATCCAAGTTTTTATCTCTCCTGCAATTCTATATGTGCTGTACACCATGTGATAGAAAATGCAGTTTTACTCAGTACTTTACCAACTTTTATAAAAATCTCTAATTATTTGGTCAACTGCAAATTTACTCCTTTTGATTTAGGCTAGTCGATTAAATTGATGTGCAAAGTATTGTTAACAGTAAGTTTCAGAGCTTTCAGGATTTTGTTTTGTGTAAGAGAGTTGTGGGGGCAATTCTTGCTCTATGATACAAGAACTTGCTGGATCAGAATTTTGGACTTTCAGATTAATTTGCTATTGGTGCTTGTGAAGAGTGAAGAGTAGGTAGCTATATGGAGTGTTAGCTGATGAGTAATGAATGTACAAAAATGATGCCCATGATACCAAAATCCAACCTACCCTTGTCTGCATACATGCTATGATACTAGCTAGAGAAACTCAATCTTAAAAAAACGCATAATTTTTCAGGTACTGTAGAAGAGCCAAAGCTGTGTTCAAGGAACTTGAACTGAAGAAGGAGCCGTATGTTGTGGAGCTTGATCAACGAGGTTTGTTTTATATACGTTTTCATACTGTAATTGCATTGTGGCTTTCTTAAGAATTTTTCTCtttgtaatatttatttttctttactcTTTAGTATTTGCAGTTATTGATTTATAATGTTATGTCCTTGTGTTCTCAAAGTTTGCTAAATTGAGTATACATCTGCTGTAGAGTGGGCTGTAGCAGTAAGCAGTGCAGTTTATGAGACAGATCTGCTCACGGCTTTCAGCTATATACTTTTTTTCCCTTAGTGGAAGTATCATAGTTTCATTGAACTAACTGGGTCGGCGGGCCCAACATCTTTTTTAGAATGTTGTCATGTACAAAAACAGCACCACTCAAACTAGACGCTGATATAGGAGTATAAAATGTGATAAAGGACATAGTCTAGTGTGGCAATGAGGTTACCATATAATATATTGAAAATGGTAAGAAAACTGCACAATGAGTGTCAGCGAACAGATATAAACACCAGGGATTCAAGGTCTATAGAATGTATCCTTCTTGCCTATCTGTTCAAACTGTTTTCCCTATATGGCACAAAGGGGGGTAAAACAATCAGTTATATCAGACAGAATCATATGCATATTTACTGCCACTGAAAAACCTATCTGTTTTTGCAATTTGGTTACTCCTTGAACATACGTTATCTTTTGgacatttctttcttttaagtACAAATATTGTTCTCAGACCTGACACTAAAAAACATAGTCATTTTGATGATGCCTTGATGCAACAATTTTTCCTTAATGCAGAGGATGGTTGGGAGATTCAGGATGCCTTATCTGACATGGTTGGCAGGCGAACTGTTCCTCAAGTTTTTGTCCATGGGAAGCACCTGGGTGGCTCTGATGGTAGTTTTCCTGTAAAcaaatcaattaaatttaagattCCATGAACTCTCTTTCAATCCTGACTCATACCTTCTGATTGGAAAAAAATGCAGATACTGTTGAAGCATATGAGAGTGGCAAGCTAGCCAAACTTTTGAACATTGATGTCAAAGAAGATCTTTGAGTAGTAATAGTTTAGCATCAATGGCAGGCCTCTTTCATTTCCATAGAACATACCCAAATACTATGCAACTATGAATTCTTCATAGAATTTGGCTGTGAATGTACCTCTTTAGACCCCTTTAAACTGTACTCTATGACAAACCGACAATACCTCCGTTACCTCACATTTGTTATTTGCATAGGCCATCGTAATTGATTGCATCGCAATCAGCATTCTTCCATTTTTGCATTTCCGTGCATATTATGTATTCAATTCAACTAGATGATATCCTGTACGCTGCTGCGGACATTTGCTTGGCAAATAGCTGCCGATCTGGTAGGGATGCGTGCACTAAGAACTGGGATGGAAAAACATGCATTTGCTTGGCAAATAGCTGCCGATCTGGTAGGGACGCGTGCACTAAGAACTGGGATGGAAAAACATGAAAGAAAGCAAAGGCAACTAATTTTATGAAATCTCAGTTATACTCCAATTATAATTATCATATAATTAGAGTAAAGTTACAATGTGATTATATTTGATTTACACTAAAATGTTATAATTATAGTTGAAAGTTCTTCATAAAGCTGTAGAATATTGTATAGCCACTTATTGAAATAATAGGGAAAGAACCAAATCCAAGAGGGATGGATCTGTTTCCTTTCCGCACCCACACGGCCACGCTAATAATTCAAAACCGATTCTAAGAGGCATGTACTGTCAATTCGTTTTTGATTCGTCGTGCTCCAAACGTAGGCAAGATGAACGCTCTTCACCTACGCATAACAAACCTGATCGATCATCGATCAGTAGAAGAAAAGCTACTCCAACtcaggccctctttgtttaggcttagacttattggtctagacttttaagtcagcttattggcttatatgatttataagccggtgaatttaatgtcctaagtttagtagtTGAGTCATACATTtacctcacataagccaaaaaagttTCTCCAacttagcttttggcttaatagtgttagagtggcttatggcttcaaaaaagccaaacggaaaagctacttgtttgtttaggcttagacttttcgatttataagttggcttataagcctaaacaaagagggcctcaATCGTCATCATGGACGGCGACCATGCCGGCGCCTGGTCGGACTTGCCGGCCGACGTCCTGATCACAATTCTCGAGGCGCTTGAcatcgtcgacctcgtccgcgccggcgccgtgtGCCAGTGGTGGAACACCTCGTCAGCGTACGTCCGcggcctccaccacctcctctcccgcccTTGTACGCCCTGCCTACTctacaccaccgccgccgccgctggcgccgacgccgacgccgacgaccccAACGTGGCCACCCTCTACAGCCTCACCGACCACCGGTCCTACACCGTCACGCTCCCGGGGCCCCACGTCCACCGCCGGTGGCTCGGCGCCTCCCACGGCTggctcgccaccgccgacgacgatgCGGCGCTCCACCTCGTCAACCCCGTCACCGGCCAGCAGATCAGCAACCTGCCGCCGGTCACCACCGTCGAGCCGGTGCGGCGGctgctcgacgacggcggcgccgtcgtccctGGCAT
The Oryza sativa Japonica Group chromosome 6, ASM3414082v1 DNA segment above includes these coding regions:
- the LOC4341732 gene encoding protein trichome birefringence-like 5 isoform X1, producing the protein MPPPLPWRRLVVPLLAVVSVPFVLPLALPFLLRSSSSRQPLSVHRLDWLPPLSPLPRTPDPSTPPPPPLTLPLAPLTTPPPPPPSTLPMAPPTRSSPAASPPPPEKGEGGGTTCDLYDGEWARDEAARPLYAPGTCPYVDEAYACASNGRPDAAYTRWRWAPRRCRLPRFNATDFLATLRGKRLMLVGDSMNRNQFESLLCILREAIPDKTRMFETHGYRISKGRGYFVFKFVDYDCTVEFVRSHFLVREGVRYNRQKNSNPILQIDRIDKSASRWRKVDVLVFNTGHWWTHGKTARGINYYKEGDTLYPQFDSTEAYRRALKTWARWIDKNMDPAKSVVFYRGYSTAHFRGGEWDSGGSCSGEREPTLRGAVIGSYPRKMRIVEEVIGRMRFPVRLLNVTKLTNFRRDGHPSVYGKAAAGKKVSRRKQDCSHWCLPGVPDAWNELIYASLVLEPKPRSWKHH
- the LOC4341732 gene encoding protein trichome birefringence-like 5 isoform X2, which codes for MPPPLPWRRLVVPLLAVVSVPFVLPLALPFLLRSSSSRQPLSVHRLDWLPPLSPLPRTPDPSTPPPPPLTLPLAPLTTPPPPPPSTLPMAPPTRSSPAASPPPPEKGEGGGTTCDLYDGEWARDEAARPLYAPGTCPYVDEAYACASNGRPDAAYTRWRWAPRRCRLPRFNATDFLATLRGKRLMLVGDSMNRNQFESLLCILREAIPDKTRMFETHGYRISKGRGYFVFKFDYDCTVEFVRSHFLVREGVRYNRQKNSNPILQIDRIDKSASRWRKVDVLVFNTGHWWTHGKTARGINYYKEGDTLYPQFDSTEAYRRALKTWARWIDKNMDPAKSVVFYRGYSTAHFRGGEWDSGGSCSGEREPTLRGAVIGSYPRKMRIVEEVIGRMRFPVRLLNVTKLTNFRRDGHPSVYGKAAAGKKVSRRKQDCSHWCLPGVPDAWNELIYASLVLEPKPRSWKHH
- the LOC4341733 gene encoding glutaredoxin-C8 precursor, whose product is MAALLGRRFGMAAAALIALAALGSAASGTASKSSFVKSTVKAHDVVIFSKSYCPYCRRAKAVFKELELKKEPYVVELDQREDGWEIQDALSDMVGRRTVPQVFVHGKHLGGSDDTVEAYESGKLAKLLNIDVKEDL